A single region of the Pseudomonas solani genome encodes:
- a CDS encoding divergent polysaccharide deacetylase family protein, with amino-acid sequence MAVPVPPPAKADKPTKTVPPAPATPLDSRQHPRLTLVIDDLGQTPERDRRVLALPGPVALSIIPDAPHATQLANTAHAAGKTVMLHLPMDPAGGPFAWHPGMPVDELQRRLDAALRVVPHAQGLNNHMGSRMTAQPQAMAWLMHRLQGDHRFFIDSRTSAATVAAAEAQKIGLASLSRDIFLDDDMHPDAVAAQFAAALKLARKQGSAVMIGHPHPATLALLERELPRLKAQGFELIGVQQMIALRSNRAMAAHGKAGVYR; translated from the coding sequence GTGGCAGTCCCGGTACCCCCGCCCGCCAAGGCCGACAAGCCCACAAAGACCGTTCCCCCTGCCCCGGCAACCCCGCTCGATAGCCGCCAGCACCCTCGCCTGACCCTGGTGATCGACGACCTCGGCCAGACGCCCGAACGCGACCGCCGCGTGCTCGCCCTACCCGGCCCGGTGGCCCTGTCGATCATCCCCGACGCGCCCCACGCCACCCAGCTGGCCAATACCGCCCACGCCGCCGGCAAAACGGTGATGCTGCACCTGCCCATGGACCCGGCCGGCGGCCCCTTCGCCTGGCACCCGGGCATGCCGGTGGACGAGTTGCAGCGCCGCCTCGACGCCGCCTTGCGCGTGGTGCCCCACGCCCAGGGCCTGAACAACCACATGGGCAGCCGCATGACCGCCCAGCCCCAGGCCATGGCCTGGCTGATGCACCGCCTGCAGGGCGACCACCGCTTCTTCATCGACAGTCGCACCAGCGCCGCCACCGTGGCCGCCGCCGAAGCGCAGAAGATCGGCCTGGCCAGCCTCTCGCGGGACATCTTCCTCGACGACGACATGCACCCCGATGCCGTCGCCGCCCAGTTCGCGGCAGCCCTGAAGCTCGCTCGCAAGCAGGGCTCGGCGGTGATGATCGGCCATCCGCACCCTGCCACCCTGGCGCTGCTCGAACGCGAGCTGCCGCGCCTGAAGGCACAGGGGTTCGAACTGATCGGGGTGCAACAGATGATCGCCCTGCGCAGCAACCGCGCCATGGCCGCCCACGGCAAGGCCGGGGTCTATCGCTGA
- a CDS encoding substrate-binding periplasmic protein: protein MHKLMRSALTLGLMFLAFGARAELPADYKVVLLTENFPPFNMAVDDKNFARDDGIDGISTDIVREMFKRAGIQYTLTLRFPWDRLYRLTLDKPNYGLFSTTFTPERQPLFKWVGPVAKTGWVLLAAPGNNIALKDLKSAGQYRIGAYKNDAVSQYLESQGLSPQNALRDQENVKKLIKGQIDLWAATDPVGRYLAKQEGVTGLQTVLRFNDAELYLAFNKDTPDEVIERLQKALDQMRAEGFVEEVTKNYL from the coding sequence ATGCATAAACTGATGAGAAGCGCCCTGACCCTGGGCCTGATGTTCCTGGCCTTCGGGGCCCGCGCCGAGCTCCCGGCCGACTACAAGGTCGTGCTGCTGACCGAGAACTTCCCTCCCTTCAACATGGCGGTGGACGATAAGAACTTCGCCCGTGACGACGGCATCGACGGCATCAGCACCGATATCGTCCGCGAGATGTTCAAGCGCGCGGGCATCCAGTACACCCTGACCCTGCGCTTCCCCTGGGACCGGCTCTACCGCCTGACCCTGGACAAGCCCAACTACGGCCTGTTCTCCACCACCTTCACCCCCGAGCGCCAGCCGCTGTTCAAGTGGGTCGGCCCCGTGGCCAAGACCGGTTGGGTGCTGCTCGCCGCGCCGGGCAACAACATCGCCCTCAAGGACCTGAAGAGCGCCGGCCAATACCGCATCGGTGCCTACAAGAACGACGCCGTCAGCCAGTACCTGGAAAGCCAGGGCCTGTCCCCGCAGAACGCCCTGCGTGACCAGGAAAACGTGAAGAAGCTGATCAAGGGCCAGATCGACCTCTGGGCCGCCACCGACCCGGTCGGCCGCTACCTGGCCAAGCAGGAGGGCGTCACCGGCCTGCAGACCGTGCTGCGCTTCAACGATGCCGAGCTGTACCTGGCCTTCAACAAGGACACCCCGGACGAAGTGATCGAGCGCCTGCAAAAGGCCCTCGACCAGATGCGCGCCGAAGGCTTCGTCGAAGAAGTGACCAAGAACTACCTGTAA
- a CDS encoding S41 family peptidase, translating into MPHLSRLTSLAMALALIGGASFANAAQEPPATAPAQAPMANGKAPLPLDELRTFAEVLDRIKSAYVEPVDDKTLLENAIKGMLSNLDPHSAYLEPEAFQELQESTSGEFGGLGIEVGTEDGFIKVVSPIDDTPASKAGIQPGDLIVKIDGQPTKGLSMMEAVDKMRGKAGSPIVLTLVREGGQPFDVELKRAVIKVKSVKSQLLDKNYGYIRITQFQVNTGEEVGKALAKLRKENSDKKLAGLVLDLRNNPGGVLQSAVEVADHFLTKGLIVYTKGRIANSELRFSADPADASEGVPLVVLINGGSASAAEIVAGALQDHKRGVLMGTDSFGKGSVQTVLPLNNDRALKLTTALYFTPNGRSIQAQGIVPDVEVARAKVTREQDSENFKEADLAGHLGNGNGGADKPSSGKAKSAQARPQDDDYQLSQALNLLKGLNVTRGD; encoded by the coding sequence GCCGCCCAGGAGCCGCCGGCAACGGCACCCGCCCAGGCGCCGATGGCGAACGGCAAGGCACCGCTGCCCCTGGACGAGCTGCGCACCTTCGCCGAGGTGCTGGACCGGATCAAATCCGCCTACGTCGAGCCGGTGGACGACAAGACCCTGCTGGAGAACGCCATCAAGGGCATGCTCAGCAACCTCGACCCGCACTCCGCCTACCTGGAGCCCGAGGCCTTCCAGGAACTGCAGGAAAGCACCAGCGGCGAGTTCGGCGGCCTGGGCATCGAGGTGGGCACCGAGGACGGCTTCATCAAGGTGGTCTCGCCCATCGACGACACCCCCGCCTCCAAGGCCGGCATCCAGCCGGGCGACCTGATCGTCAAGATCGACGGCCAGCCCACCAAGGGCCTGTCGATGATGGAAGCCGTGGACAAGATGCGCGGCAAGGCCGGCAGCCCCATCGTCCTGACCCTGGTACGCGAGGGCGGCCAGCCCTTCGACGTCGAGCTCAAGCGCGCCGTGATCAAGGTCAAGAGCGTGAAGAGCCAGTTGCTGGACAAGAACTACGGCTACATCCGCATCACCCAGTTCCAGGTCAACACCGGCGAGGAAGTGGGCAAGGCGCTGGCCAAGCTGCGCAAGGAAAACAGCGACAAGAAGCTCGCCGGCCTGGTCCTCGACCTGCGCAACAACCCCGGCGGCGTGCTGCAGTCCGCAGTGGAAGTGGCCGACCACTTCCTCACCAAGGGCCTGATCGTCTACACCAAGGGCCGTATCGCCAACTCCGAGCTGCGCTTCTCCGCCGACCCGGCCGACGCCAGCGAAGGCGTACCGCTGGTGGTGCTGATCAACGGCGGCAGCGCCTCGGCGGCCGAGATCGTCGCCGGCGCCCTGCAGGACCACAAGCGTGGCGTGCTGATGGGCACCGACAGCTTCGGCAAGGGCTCGGTACAGACCGTGCTGCCGCTGAACAACGACCGCGCCCTGAAGCTCACCACCGCGCTGTACTTCACCCCCAACGGCCGCTCCATCCAGGCCCAGGGCATCGTCCCGGACGTGGAAGTGGCCCGAGCCAAGGTCACCCGCGAGCAGGACAGCGAGAACTTCAAGGAAGCCGACCTCGCCGGCCATCTCGGCAACGGCAACGGTGGCGCGGACAAACCCAGCTCCGGCAAGGCCAAGTCCGCCCAGGCCCGCCCGCAGGACGACGACTACCAGCTGAGCCAGGCGCTGAACCTGCTCAAGGGCCTGAACGTCACCCGCGGGGATTGA